The genomic interval ttgttCTGGACCCACTACCTAGTCCACAACAAAAGAGTGCTCTAGTATTTGATTTTTAGATGTTCTGATACCAGAATGTAGAATCTTCATTTTAAACTGCTACCTATGAACTTTTGTGCTAGGATTAAATTAAGCGTCTCAAAATCTTTCATTTCATTCTATTCTGGTGTTTGTTCCACAGATAGGGTaacagttctttttttttcggCTTTTTGTGTATTTATGTGCAGGTTGGCGTATTCAGGATGTCAAATGAACGCATTGGTTGCTCTTTGGCAGATGCGGCAGCTTCCCCTTCTTATATGAATTATCTTGAGGCAGCTTCTATGTCTCCTCCTTCTTTGCATGTCATCTACATCAATACTTCACTAGATACAAAAGCATATGCTCATGAGCTTGTACCAACCATTACCTGTACTTCTTCAAATGTCGTGCAAACCATTCTGCAGGTTGGTAGTATTGCAAGGTTATTGTCATCCACCACTTGCGTTTTCAATGCTTATATTAATGCATTAAGTGATATTGAAGTCTCAAACCTTGTAGGTCTCTACTTCATTTGACTCAAGTGACATCTTTCTCTGCAGGCTTTTGCTCAAGTGCCAGATTTAAACATATGGTATGGGCCCGATTCCTATATGGGTGCAAATATTAAAGAGTTGTTCCAACAGATGAGTAAGATGACTGATGAAGAAATCACTGAAATACATCCAGGACATAGTAGAGAGACTATTAGATCATTACTACCTCAACTGCACTATTATCaggtacatttttttttatttctttttgggaGCTAGGGCGGAATAGAATTTATCTGTAGTAATGGCATTATGACTTGGACAAAGTGATACTTCTGACATTAACTTGATTCCAACACCACACTATGTGTCCATGAAGaactttcatcatcatcatcatcttcttcttcttcttctttctgctacTAGTACCACTTCTTCTACACTATAGAATATTTGATTGGGCATCATATCAAAGTTTTATCCCTGCTGATGATCTGCTTCATGATGCTTGCTCTCACTACATGTTAGTCTCTATTGATGGATTGTCCTACTGGAGTATATCTTTTGTGGGATCTCCTTGTGACTATAACACTTCTCTATTAAAATGGTGGGTTGGGCAGAAATATGTTGGTGGAAAGAACAGAAGACCAGAATATACTGAAGTGCATTGTCCTTTTGGTACTTTTAGTCATTTATATATACTTGTTAAGAGTTCATGTGCTTGATCATTCTCACTGCCTTTAAATGGAtaccttttcatttttcatccaGTTTGTATTTGGTTCGGAGTTTTTTTCTGGTCCTATTTTGTATTTGTAAACATAGCTGGTGATCAGCTTTATATTGTTTCTTCTCTGATTTTACCTTTCTTTCTCAGATGTGTCcgtaaaacttattttattttatttgctgaTTGTATGTTCTTGTATCAGGATGGAACATGCATTGTGCATCACCTTTTTGGACATGAAGTCGTCGAGAAGATAAATGAAATGTACTGTGATGCATTCCTGACTGCTCATCTTGAAGTCCCCGGAGAAATGTTTTCTTTGGCTATGGAAGCAAAGAGAAGAGGAATGGGAGTTGTTGGTTCCACCCAAAACATTCTAGATTTTATAAATCAGAGAGTTCAAGAGGCTTTAGATAGAAATGTTGACGACCATCTCCAATTTGTATTGGGAACAGAATCTGGAATGGTGACTGCAATTGTTGCTGCAGTTCGTGATTTGTTAGGTTCTCGAATTTCCCCTTCTGGATTAGCAAAAATCAAGGTTGAAATAGTGTTTCCAGTCTCGTCAGACTCAATGACAAGAACATCATCACAATCATCAGTTAAACTGGGTGATGTTATCCTGCCTGTTATACCTGGAGTAGCTGGTGGGGAGGGATGTTCCATTCATGGAGGCTGTGCCTCCTGTCCATACATGAAGGTGAGCATGTTCTTTACGTTTTTAGTGCCATAAATACATAGATTTTGAtccttctttaatttttaaactagaCTACACTGCATGCGTCAATGTGCCAGCAGGCATGTATGTCGTTTGCAATTTGCATTTGATGACACCTATACTCCCCCAACTACATGCCTGTCCAAGATGCTCACCATACTTTTTACGTACTGGGTTTTGTGGTTTACACTTACTCTTAAGGACTCTTAAGAAGTGAGGCAAAATGTTGTTTTTATAACTGAGAAACTCATAGGGAAGTGCCTGAGAGTTTCCTAGCAAGTTTCCAGAAAATGCATTAAAATCTGAGCGAGTTTCGGACATGTTGCACCTTCTCCTTTTTATTCTCGGGGTGGGGGGGCGGTTGGGGGTGTTACAATGTTACAAAAACGAGGGGTTTGGAGAACAGTGTCTTGGTTTGGCAGTTTGATGCTCAAGTAAATACGATCCAATAAGTTCAGCAAGGAAAAACTTTGCCGGCTCTACTAAGATTTGTATCATTTGAAGACTTGTGCAGTAGTAAAAAAAACATCTAATCTctagttctttttttatttttatttttttcatttttccaaatGGATGCCTGAAGTTGCCCTTTTCATTCTGTCTGCTGTCATCCGCTAGATGAATTCTCTTAGCTCACTCCTAGAAGTTTGCTACCAACTGCCCGATGAGAAAAATGTTCTTATAGCATATGAAGCTCAGAGATTTAAATTGAAAACCCCAAATGGGAAATCAGTTGCAGATGTTGGGTGCGAACCAATTTTGCACATGAGACACTTCCAGGTACGCTCTCGAGAAAGAAATACTGTCTATATCGCTAATAATGTACAGGGTTTAGGGTGTTTAGGCTCACCTCCTTTGCATCTTTTATATAGGCTACGAAACAATTGCCTGAGAAGCTTGTCTATCAGATACGTCATGCTAATGGCAACGGGAGTTCAATGTCACTAAGCTGAGCAAAAGGTAGCTctcccaataataataaaaaagtgctGCTTTTTCACAAATGGGTCTTTTCTCTTCAAGCATTAGTCTTGACCGTCAGATTTTTTGTTGTATAATTTTGGTGGCTACAAAGTAATCAAATTGTTCAATTTCTATGATCACAGCTTAGATCGGTATTAGATTTATTGGGAGAATAAAATTGCAATTTTAGTTCTCTTTACTCTGTATAGCTGCAAGTGTACTGACATCATTTCCCTGCCAACTTTCTGGTTGTCGCCAAAAAATCTCaaccctttctttctttcggaCTCTACTTTTTAGTagtctagaattttttttttttttttttttaagaagaaggcggtattttaattttatttataacatagCAGAGGAATACCATGTTTACAAGCAGATGCCTAGTGGTTACATACAATCATAGAATCCAAACCTAggcatcaaaaaaatatatacactaaCTAAATCTGCATAAAACCGAATAGTGTACTAAAATCTTGCATAAAACCTGCACAATCCAAATTGGTCTTGTCGAATAGCTTCaacaaagaataataataagaaaacaaatatggaaGTGAAGAATCACAGCACCAGACCCCTGCGAACTAAGCAaacttcaatttcaaaaaaGGTAAAGAGCATTTATCAAGGCGCAACAAATCTTTAAAGTCTTCTAGGAATAAGACTATGACCATGAAAATCCATACAAGAATTATGGGCTCTTTCTTTAGCAAAAAAATCAACCACCATATTGCATTCACGAAAGACATGACAAATGCAACAATAAAGAGACCGAATAAGCTCAATcacttcttcccaaaaatctcatAAGTACCAATGGAAACATTGACCACGATGAATCCATGAAAGCACTATCATAAAATCTATCTCAATTATTATATTCGATAATTCTAAATCTTTACAAAGTTTAAGGTCATCTTTCAAAGTCTAAAATTCAGCTACAATATTGTTCTGAGTTTGATAGTGGTGAGAAAAACCTACAAATAAATATCTTCTATGATCACGAACCACACCACCACAACCAGATAAGTCGGGGTTTCCAAGCGAACAACtatctatatttaattttcaataactACAATCAAGAGATTGCCAAGCAAAAGCTTTAGCTATAGTAACCCGCAGCACAATGATAGGACATCTAATGCTCTGCAATATCTCTTAGTCCCTAGTAGAACAAGACATGAACTTCATTGACACCACAAACACATTTTGAATCCGTAATAGAATAGTCGATACAATATGCTCCCTAGTGAATTTATCCTCTTCCAAACAAATCTTATAACGGAAAAATCAAAATCCCCAAATAATCATAGTTGGAAGTCTTGAAATCATTTGTCGTGGCTTGATTGACATAATGTTCAACCTCTAAAATGAAGTTCTGGAGTTTGAAACCTCGAGTTAGtcacaaaatcattttttattttttcaaaaattgaaaggATTATGTTTGTAGTGAGACGCAGGGAAATCAGGGAATCATGTCCATAAGGAGGGTGTTGAATGGGGGGGTTATGATTAATGAATGAGAACTTATGAATTAAATGTCATATTGTTTGGTGAGGAAAAAcgggtttttattttatcaagttttaattgtgcactacattttttttttttttggactttgTTTGGGCTTTCACCTTTTTTCAGAAAGGCTCTTTACTCattagattttagattttattggtTTAATCCCAACGTTtgtaaaatttatcaattagaGCCATTTGTTTATATTCCACCAAACTTGACTAGCTAATGGTAGTCTTATCAAGTGTTCTCGAAGTCGCATGATATTATGATATCCAATGAGTAGGAAAtgtatcaaatattttattcatcggctctaagaataaataaaaagaaataaaagtctACGTCACATTTaaagtaaattattaataattttttcttaaaaaataagaaaagaatgatcaagattattatttttttaaatatagaaataacgTGTCAGAGTATCCTACTCGTGACCACCTACGCTGACACTTCTTGCTTCAAgttgtgaatttatatatatattagcagcTATATAACGTGCAAACCACGTTTATCCATTTGTCTAATTAAAAATGtgtctaaaaataatataatgtgtaaaaataatatatatatttttttaaattaattagttaataatttaatacacaggagcagaaaaataaattttaataaatatcataatgataacaaaacgttacagtaatatgaataatatgaaaattaaaagattttagatattttaacaatagttttcttaacaaaatatatgaattatgtaaAATTCAAACACAATACTCAATGATCTAGGAAGCACTGAAAAAATacagaatattttatttctatattgctttcatattttttcatcattaaagtaagtctcttctattttaaaaactctaaaaatattataatggtagaaaattattttatttaaataattttagttaattaagaatattatgagatttaaattatattaaaaattataattatttatataattttactgtcttaaaaatatttaacaaaattctatcaattatatttactatttagtaCTATTATACTGTTTACAAACACTGTTTATTACTATAATACTGTTCggtactatttattactgtagCATATTCATACTGTtcgtactgtttattattgtaattattGTAGCACTGTatactgtttattattattcacatccTTTATATTAAaggaggatatatatatatatatatatatatatatatatatttttaattatgttgcATTTTGGACTGCCTTATCCGGTGATATAAATCAAAGTTTGAAATAATtgctatataaataattatatatatatatatatcaatatatatttatacaaactagattttaaaataccaaaaaataaattaacatgtaagaaataattattttaataaaatatcaacaaatACCAGGCAAAACATTTTTCGAAACCTTGCCAAATGGCACAACCCAGTAGTTTCAGTCTTCTATTCCACAatccataattttttaagataaatattttaactataaaaaaatttcataaaattaaatacacaaattgacatgaaggttagattataaaattactcttattataaaatagatctaatatattatataaaattaaattaatttttaaatttgagattattttgtaactataatatttcttatttttttaattaatattgtactAAATTCTATGTAATAATTACTCCCAGTAAAGAAAGAATTGACAATCACAAATTTATTTctgttgaaaataataataattaattattttgtttgtggGATATATATCttgccaattttttttgtttgttatacACAAgcattatgtatttatttaaaaaaaatagatttattattaaaaaattataaatctatcatttatttatttttttaaaaataattataatatttatatattgactattataattattatttttttttttaataattattacttCGTAAAATTTCACAAAGGTATTATAACTATCCATAAAAAGCATACAGAGAGATATCTAGTTTGATTATAGGGTATTGAGCCATCGGTTCATCGGGAATGTGGAAAAGAATGAGCGTCgtacaaaacaaaatttgtaaattattaatttgtctttatttttcaaaataatcctgtatataaattttgagatttattacGCGCAAACAAATTTGCATAttaatttacatattaatattgttatctttatattttaaatttaaattagtattgttttcaataaaatgtaatttctgatcaatcatattgaCTAAGTGCACGTATTAGTGCgtaaaattacttataattagatttttccataAATTTCGGGCGAAACTCATATTCTTCTAAAATATCGAAATCCAATCGGAATGGGCTAGACAGACCAAAATGTCCGAAATTAGATTCAAAATGAATCATTCCAACAAGTTGTGCCGGTCACTCTTTCAGCACGAGAAATTTCAACTGGACTGATATAAATAGGGGGAGTATGATGGAATCCTTAAGAAAAAAATCGAACGTCAAACTGCATACCATTATTGAATCAAACTGCTTGTACCTAACAAATCTCATCCAATATTTGACTGCTAATTCATGTCATAACATCTCGTCCCAGATGTGATTTGATGACAGGTTCATGAAAGAAACTAGATCACTCTTCGTACCATTAAAATGAACAACCACTTAACATGTGTAATTATATCTTATTAACAttaaaatttctctatttaaTACAAGACAAAATACCATATGACATTAAGCAAAAATTACCATAATCTAACATTAAAGTTGTTTTATTTGAGTAAACCATAAGAAGGTCTTGATGTTACTCAAATAGTGATAATCAAAACAAGTAAGATAGATAACATAACCCACGtttctttgaaatttttgacAATCATAAACCTACCCAACCCCTCACTCTTAACTCCAACCATCCATTCAAAGACGGTATCAACTATCTGTTAAACCAAAGCCAACGTACCAAAGTACATCTAACTGTTTCACCAACTCCAACTAGTACCACAATTTTGACTCAGAGCCGATGGATATTAACTTCTATCTCACGTCCTTTCAGACCGTTTTGTCTTTCTCTTCTCTGCAACAAAGAACCCAAGCAAGGACAGGACCGAGAAAGCACTGAAGCAGACCGAGGCAATATCGAGTGACACGTGGCGTCCAGTGATTGATTGTACCTCAAATAAGTTTGTGGTCTTCTTGGCGTCGGTTGTTTGACCGTAACCCACCTCGACGTCGTCGGAGTTGTAGGCAATGGCGCGTACAAAGTAGGTGGCCGTGGGCACGTCACGCTCGATGGTCCACTCGAACCTTTGCACTGTTCTGTTCGACGCATCGTACGGCCTAGAAACGATCTTGAACTGGCAGGTCTTGTCTTTGGCTAGGTTATCCACTGTCTTCCTCCATGCGCGGTCAACCTGGCTCACCGGCGCGTAGCACAGCTTGACCTTTATGGTCTTGTAGGTAGAGTCAGTCCCGGCTGCTAAGCTCTGGTTTAGACGCCATGTTACAGTCATTTTATCTACGCCAACTTCCAGAACTGCAAAATTTGATCAATAAAGTCTTCATCTTTATATGCTAATTAAAgtttcaaacttgaaagagaAGCTTAATTGGCGATTCTATTTAATTTCTTGAACTTCAATGAATGAAGATTTCAAAATATTGGGAACCAGAtagaaaagttttgaattttgtttggttgaataATTTTCTGGGAAAAACTTGACGTGGCTATTAGAGAGAGAGGGCGTTCGGTACCTTGTCCTTGTTTGGATGAAGCAGTGACTTCAAGGGTTCTTGGTAGAGAAGTCAAGAGCACAATTCCATGGGAAGTTGCTGCCAAGCAacagaagagaagaagagaagctAAGAGAACCGCACGCTCTGCCGCCATGGATACTTCGCTCTGGAGTCTCAAACAAATTAGCTGTCAGTCCCTGAAGGCAAAAGGATatgattttaattctatttacTCTGGTAATTGGGgtacacctatatatatatacgagacCCAAGAGATCAAGGTTACGAGCAAACAACGAggatatttctttcttttctatttttaaaggTGATCAGCAGAAAAAGTCAATGTCCAAAAGTGTTTTGCTGGCGcttagattttaagaaaatgGCTCCTGAACATGTCGAAGGGGTGGAGTTTTTTACGGTATGTGCTTGACGATTAACATCGAAGAGAGAAGCATTTGAAGATGTGTTTGGGGTTTAGTTTTAAGCATTGACTTTGTTTTGTTAATTATTAGTTTTCTATGCTTCCAGTTCTACGCTTCTTTGTTTCAATTActgtatattttttagatttggtTTGTCCCCTACTGTCTTGGAAAGGGTACGCAAACAGGACTCAGCAACTAGGATGAAGGCACGTCGGCACGACCATTTACAGTTCAGGAAAATACACTATACAGTATTACCAAGTTgcagatttttctttcaaagatTTTTCCAAAAGCCAGTTTTCATGAACAAGTTGGCCCCTCTTGTCACTAATATCCTACtttcttttataataaagaAATCGTGTGCGGACCAAACACAGTTTTGACTTGcgatgtttttgtttcttaagAGATTGTAATTCCTTTTCAACTTTGaatcaaagaaaaaaggaaggggAATGATGATCAATGATTGGAATTCTCTGTTTGGGAATAATTACAGGTGCACTCTTACCATTCAAGATAGAGTGGTGGTCCTCTACCTTCTGCATGTGTTCACTTctagtataaattatatattttttaattttaaatattttttaaacatatttaaatatttttaaaaaataaaaatatatataaatatactaataatcactttcttaatcattaaaaaaaa from Juglans regia cultivar Chandler chromosome 2, Walnut 2.0, whole genome shotgun sequence carries:
- the LOC109005551 gene encoding high-affinity nitrate transporter 3.2-like encodes the protein MAAERAVLLASLLLFCCLAATSHGIVLLTSLPRTLEVTASSKQGQVLEVGVDKMTVTWRLNQSLAAGTDSTYKTIKVKLCYAPVSQVDRAWRKTVDNLAKDKTCQFKIVSRPYDASNRTVQRFEWTIERDVPTATYFVRAIAYNSDDVEVGYGQTTDAKKTTNLFEVQSITGRHVSLDIASVCFSAFSVLSLLGFFVAEKRKTKRSERT
- the LOC109005552 gene encoding quinolinate synthase, chloroplastic; translated protein: MDSSSTMALRSSSSSFSSASAFSVSHCPNPKPGYVSVPFNFNLRNPQSSFMFFKSLKCIQSSTPDSNPMKSIHPKNASSPFACSAVTFSPSQTADLVSSKLHRLVSEFQSISEPVDRVKRLLHYATLLPPLDESARNDSNRVMGCTAQVWLQAQLDQYGKMRFAADSDSEITRGFCSCLVWVLDGAAPEEVLKVKTEDLAYLNVGVPARERSRVNTWHNVLVSMQKRTKALVAEREGKKPPFEPFPSLVVTADGIEAKGSYAEAQAKYLLPDEFKVKELVDVLKAKNIGVVAHFYMDPEVQGILTAAQKQWPHIYISDSLVMADAALKMAKAGCKFITVLGVDFMSENVRAILDQAGFVDVGVFRMSNERIGCSLADAAASPSYMNYLEAASMSPPSLHVIYINTSLDTKAYAHELVPTITCTSSNVVQTILQAFAQVPDLNIWYGPDSYMGANIKELFQQMSKMTDEEITEIHPGHSRETIRSLLPQLHYYQDGTCIVHHLFGHEVVEKINEMYCDAFLTAHLEVPGEMFSLAMEAKRRGMGVVGSTQNILDFINQRVQEALDRNVDDHLQFVLGTESGMVTAIVAAVRDLLGSRISPSGLAKIKVEIVFPVSSDSMTRTSSQSSVKLGDVILPVIPGVAGGEGCSIHGGCASCPYMKMNSLSSLLEVCYQLPDEKNVLIAYEAQRFKLKTPNGKSVADVGCEPILHMRHFQATKQLPEKLVYQIRHANGNGSSMSLS